One Stratiformator vulcanicus genomic window, AAGCGTTTGGCAGTGCGCCGCGCCTCTTTGAAATCGACTTCCATCCCGAGGAAATTCGTCTCGGGTTCGGCATCGCTGGCGTTGACGAGGAAGAGTCCGCGGCCGCAGCCGATGTCGAGTTCGACAGGCTGCTCGCGTTCAAAATAGGTCGCCCAATCGAGTTGAGGTTCGACGTCTTCCAATGTCACGAACCATGGGCGGAGGACTTCGCCGGGGGGTTGCTGCTGCATGGACGAAGATCGAGGTTCAGCGTGTGGCATTCAATAAGGGAGGGAGGATCAATACGGACGGTCCCTTGCTTGCGCTGCGGGCTTGTGTTTGGACTCACTCCGTCTTCAGCGGCACGCCGATGGTCTGACCGCTGACGACCATGCGGTCCTCAACAAATCCTTGAAATTCAAACGTGGCTTGCCGACCGGCGCGAAGCTTGAGCAGCTTCGCCGCAACGACAAAGCGATCTCCCGGGAAGACGGGCGAACGGAAGCGAATTTCGTTCATTCCGCCGAAACCGAGAATGTCGCCCTTGAGGATTTCGAATCGCTTGGAGTAGTAGCTGGCCAATTGGGCGGCGACTTCACACTGGACGACGC contains:
- a CDS encoding 3-hydroxyacyl-ACP dehydratase FabZ family protein encodes the protein MPPPPLYDLKQFDFENPVVTLDEIREYNPQRHEMEQLSGIVHLEEDPVGVVGFKDLTHDEFWCRGHMPGYPIMPGVVQCEVAAQLASYYSKRFEILKGDILGFGGMNEIRFRSPVFPGDRFVVAAKLLKLRAGRQATFEFQGFVEDRMVVSGQTIGVPLKTE